A portion of the Actinomycetes bacterium genome contains these proteins:
- a CDS encoding PASTA domain-containing protein, which produces MGWARGAAVVAVTLAVALFGAWLLGWSSNLDPVGAVKGEPPVVEVPDLDGLARPRALADIESADLVADVETSFSLSAPRGAVMGQDPAAGQLVPAGSTVTVVVSRGLTRVEMPEAVGRPIEEVTLPFDEVGVEYLVQSEASETVASGLVISQNPEPGVRVTEADQVTFVVSTGPDPRPVPEVAGLSEDGAAFALGSFGFLVGEVELREEAGVPVGAVVSTDPAAGTVSPRDTPVSVVVSSGPPPVAVPQLLNSSVGQAVAALESVGLVANVFGGGASPGNVSRQSPEPGTMLLPGSLVSVELTGG; this is translated from the coding sequence ATGGGATGGGCGCGCGGCGCCGCAGTTGTGGCGGTGACCCTTGCTGTGGCGCTGTTCGGAGCGTGGCTTCTGGGTTGGTCGTCGAACCTCGACCCGGTCGGGGCCGTCAAGGGTGAGCCTCCGGTGGTGGAGGTGCCTGACCTCGATGGCCTGGCCCGCCCCCGCGCGCTGGCTGACATCGAGTCGGCCGACCTCGTGGCTGATGTGGAGACGTCGTTCAGCCTGTCGGCACCGCGGGGAGCCGTCATGGGCCAGGACCCCGCGGCCGGCCAGCTGGTCCCGGCCGGAAGCACGGTGACCGTCGTTGTCAGCCGTGGTCTCACCAGGGTCGAGATGCCCGAGGCGGTCGGCCGCCCGATCGAGGAGGTCACGCTGCCTTTCGACGAGGTGGGGGTCGAGTACCTCGTTCAGAGCGAGGCAAGCGAGACCGTCGCGTCCGGATTGGTGATCTCCCAGAATCCCGAACCGGGAGTACGGGTGACCGAGGCGGACCAGGTCACCTTCGTGGTGTCGACCGGACCCGATCCAAGACCGGTCCCCGAGGTTGCGGGGCTCTCCGAGGACGGCGCTGCCTTCGCCCTCGGGTCCTTCGGATTCCTGGTGGGCGAGGTGGAGCTCCGCGAGGAGGCCGGCGTACCCGTTGGCGCGGTCGTGTCGACCGACCCGGCAGCAGGCACGGTGTCGCCCCGCGACACGCCTGTCAGCGTCGTGGTGTCGAGCGGACCACCGCCGGTGGCTGTGCCGCAGTTGCTCAACAGCTCCGTCGGTCAGGCCGTGGCGGCGCTCGAGTCGGTGGGACTCGTGGCCAATGTGTTCGGCGGCGGGGCGAGCCCCGGCAACGTCTCACGGCAGTCACCGGAGCCGGGCACGATGCTGCTGCCCGGTTCCCTCGTGTCGGTGGAGCTGACCGGTGGCTGA